Part of the Arthrobacter gengyunqii genome is shown below.
CCGGGAGCGGGGCGGTGCCGGGCGATTCCTGCACGGCCTCCGGGCCTGCACCGGCTGCAGCGCCGTTCGAGGGATTCATGCTGCAGCCGGCGGTGAGCGGAAGCAGCAGCGCCGCAAGGGCCGCCACCGTACGCCTGAACGTCACGTGCATGCCTGTACCTCCCATTCCTGTCTGCACACATCCTGTCCTTCATTTCAGAAATAGCAACGGAGTCTGTTCAAAAGCTGAGAGTTTGGACAGCGAGGTGCGTGCCTCCCGGCGAAGGTGCCTGTGTGGCGGCACCGGCGCGGGTTGGACGGGCAAAGACGGTTCACGCAAAGCAAAACCCGCCGTCCGGTTCCGGACGACGGGTTCATTGCCTGTTGCTTTTGTGGGTCCTACCGGGATCGAACCGATGACATCCACGGTGTAAACGTGGCGCTCTACCAGCTGAGCTAAAGACCCTTTTGTGACCGTTATGCCTTTCAAGTTTCCCTGATCAGCGCCGCATCACGAGGAATTACTCTACCGGACGTTTGGGGATATTGCCTAATCAGCCCGATGTGTCCGCTGAGTTGTCTTCAGGGGCGCGGATTATTTCCGTCAGCGTCCCCGGATAAATCCGGCAGTTCAGCCGCCAGATACTCCAGTGCGGTGGCCACGCCGGCATTGATTTTGAGATCCGCCAGGTCATCCCCCCGGGTGGGTCCGCGATTGATGATCACCACGGGCTTGCCGGTCTTGTGCGCGTGTTTTACGAACCGGAGCCCGCTCATCACGGTCAGGGACGATCCGGCAACCAGAAGGGCGTCGGCCGCATTGAGCATGGCAAAGGCTGCGGCCACGCGGTCCCGTGGTACGTTCTCGCCGAAGTAGACGAAGTCCGGTTTCAGCATCCCGCCGCACACGGGGCAGTCCGCCACGACAAAGTCGTCGGTGTCGGCCACGTCGGCGTCGGCGTCGGGAGCTATGTCACCGTCAATGCGGGTGCGCTCCAGGAATCCGGGGTTCAGATCCTCCAGCAACCGGGAAATGGTTTGGCGGGTGTATCTGGTCCCGCACTCCAGGCACACGACGCGGTCAAAGCGTCCGTGGAGGTCTACGGCCAGCGCGCTGCCGGCGTCCGTGTGCAGCCGGTCCACGTTCTGGGTGATCAAGCCGGTAGTGAGGCCCCTGCGTTCCAAGCGGGCGACGGCGGCGTGGCCGGCGTTGGGTGCCGCATGCCGCAGATGGTGCCAGCCCACATGGTTTCGAGCCCAGTAGCGGCGGCGCAGCACCGGGTCCCCCACAAATTCCTGATAGGTCATGGGGTTGCGCGGCGGCGCCTCCGGCCCACGGTAATCGGGGATGCCGGAATCGGTACTCAGGCCCGCCCCGGTGAGAACGGCCAGGCGGCGCCCCGCCAGCAGTTCCACGGCGCTGCGCAGCTGCCGCTCCTCATCCGGTGTGGGCGGCGGAGCAGACTGGGCCGGGTCTGAGCGGACAAATCCGGTGAGCCCCAGCCCCGGGCGGGAGAAGCCGGGGCCTTCCTTGCCTGCAGCCGGTGTATTGGTCATGACGAAGCCAGCTCCTTGAATGCGTCGCGGTAAGCCTGCAGCGGGCGCGGCGTTCCTGCGTCGGAGCGGATCACGCGTCGGACAGTGCCCTCTTGGTCGATGATGAAGGAGGCACGCAACGGGCGCCCGTGTTCGGCGTCGAACGCTCCGTAGGCGTGCGCCACCTCGCCGTGGGGCCAGAAGTCCGCGAGCAGGTCAAACGAATATCCGCGTGTCTGCGCATAAGCGCGCAGGGAGTACTTGGAGTCGCAGGAGACCGCGAGGATGCGGATCCCGCCGCGGTCAAACTCCCCGCGGACAGCCTCAAGTTCGTCAAGTTCCCCGGAGCAGACACCTGAAAAGGCAAAGGGGTAGAACACGAGAAGCACGGGGGAACCCTTTAGCCCGGAAAGCCGGGTTGGCTCCCCAAACTGGTTGGGGAGCTCAAAGTCCGGAGCCGGATACCGCCCGTCAACTGCGGGTGACGGTCTCAGCTCCAAGCCGCTACTTCTTGCGTCGGGCAACCAGGCGGGTGGCAGCCCAGTCTTCGCTTACCGCCGGCGATGTGGTGACGTGGAGGCCGGCAGTGGGTGCCGCTTCTTCGATATCCGCGGGAGGAACGTATCCGTCGCGCCCGGACTTCGGCGTCAGGACCCAGACCACGCCGCCGTCGTCGAGCGTCGTAATGGAATCCACCAGCGCATCCACGAGGTCGCCGTCGTCGGCACGCCACCAGAGGATGACTCCGTCTACGACTTCGTGGTCCTCTTCTGTGAGGAGCTCACTCCCGACCAAGTCCTCGAGTCCGTCTCGGAGGTCAAAATCGACGTCCTCGTCGTAGCCGAATTCCTGAATCAGGTCTTGGTCTTTGAAACCCAATCTTCCCGCCACGCTGTTTTCCGTGACGGCTTCGGCCTCGCTCACTTCACTCCTCCTGGTTGACTGCATGAATACAAGGGAATCACATATTTGGACGAGATGCGGTGTCTTGGACACAAGCCAACACCTTTTGGGCACAACGTTCAAGGGTCCGGGGCGTGACCGCAGGGGTTATCCGCGCGTACCCGCAGGTGGGACGGGCGGGCGTGTAAGAGCGCGGGCTCGGCCCGGCCGCCGCAGCCCGGAGCGAACGCACTACGCAAGACGTCCTTTCCGGGACTAGAGTGGACAAAAGAGGCTCCGGAGGCAACCAGCATCCGCATAGCCACCGTGATCGTCCGGATAAGAACCGGATCCCCACAGTCGTAATTGGTGCAGACATAATCTGCACCCGAGAGAGGTTTGCCGTGGCCGCAGAAGACACAACGGACATCCTGAGCGGGTTAACCAACCAGCTTCCGGACCGTGACCCCGAGGAAACCGCAGAATGGATCGAATCGCTTGACGAACTGATCCGTTCTCAGGGCACCGAACGCGCCCAGTACATCATGCGTTCGCTGCTTCAGCGTGCTGGTTCCCAGAGCGTTGGCGTACCGATGGTAACCACCACCGACTACGTCAACACCATTCCCGTCGACCAGGAACCGGAGTTCCCGGGCGACGAGGAAACCGAACGCCGTTACCGCGCCTGGCTGCGCTGGAACGCCGCCATCATGGTGCACCGCGCCCAGCGCCCGGGCATCGGGGTTGGCGGACACATTTCCACCTATGCCGGAGCAGCGACCCTGTATGAAGTGGGCATGAACCACTTCTTCCGCGGCAAGGACCATCCGGGCGGCGGAGACCAGATTTACTTCCAGGGTCACGCCTCCCCCGGCATGTACGCCCGCGCGTTCCTTGAAGGCCGGCTGTCCGAAGAGGACATGGACGGTTTCCGGCAGGAGAAGTCCCGTGAGGGCCACGCCCTGTCCTCCTACCCGCACCCGCGTTCCATGCCGGATTTCTGGGAATTCCCCACTGTTTCCATGGGCATTGGCCCGATGAACGCCATCTACCAGGCGCAGTCCAACCGCTACCTGCAGAACCGCGGCCTTAAGGACACCTCCGAACAGCATGTCTGGGCTTTCCTGGGCGACGGCGAAATGGACGAGCCCGAATCGCGCGGCCTGCTCCAGCTGGCTGCCAACGACAAGCTCGACAACCTGACCTTTGTGGTCAACTGCAACCTGCAGCGCCTGGACGGTCCGGTCCGCGGCAACGGCAAGATCATGCAGGAACTTGAGGCCTTCTTCCGCGGCGCCGGCTGGAATGTCATCAAGGTTGTCTGGGGCCGCGAGTGGGACTCGCTGCTGGAGAAGGACAAAGACGGGGAGCTGGTGGACATCATGAACTCCACCCCCGACGGCGACTACCAGACGTACAAGGCCGAAAACGGCGGATTTGTCCGCGACCACTTCTTCGGCAAGAGCCCAGCGACCAAGGAACTGGTCGCGAACCTCACCGACGAGGAAATCTGGCAGCTCAAGCGCGGCGGGCACGATTACCGCAAGGTTTACGCCGCGTACAAGGCCGCCATGGAGTTCAAGGGCAAGCCGACCGTAATCCTGGCCCACACGGTCAAGGGCTACGGTCTGGGCACGCACTTCGAGGGCCGCAATGCGACCCACCAGATGAAGAAGCTGACCCTGGATGACCTGAAGGCCTTCCGCGATCACCTGCGCATCCCGATCAGCGACGAGCAGCTCGAAGCCGATCCGTACAAGCCGCCGTACTTCAACCCGGGTCCTGACGCTCCGGAGATCAAGTACCTGCTGGAGCGCCGCCGCGAACTGGGCGGCAACGTTCCCGAACGCCGGGTGAAGCACAAACCGCTGCACCTGCCCGACGAGAAGGCCTACGAAGTTGCCAACCGCGGCTCCGGCAAGCAGATGGCTGCCACCACCATGGCATTCGTCCGCCTGCTCAAGGACCTGATGCGGGACAAGGAGTTCGGCAAGCGGATTGTGCCGATCATTCCGGATGAAGCCCGCACCTTCGGCATGGACTCGTTCTTCCCGACGGCGAAGATCTACAACCCCAAGGGTCAGAACTACCTGTCCGTGGACCGGGACCTGGTCCTGGCCTACAAGGAATCCCCGCAGGGCCAGATCGTGCACGTGGGCATCAACGAGGCCGGATCCATTGCCGCTTTCACTGCGGCTGGAACGTCTTACGCGACCCACGGCGAGCCGCTGATTCCGGTCTACGTGTTCTACTCGATGTTCGGCTTCCAGCGCACGGGAGACTACATTTGGGCGGCCACCGACCAGATGGCCCGCGGCTTCATGATTTCCGCGACCGCCGGCCGCACCACCCTGACTGGTGAAGGCCTTCAGCACGCTGACGGACACTCGCCGATCCTGGCCTCCACCAACCCTGCGGTGAAGACCTACGACCCGGCCTACGGGTACGAGATCGGGCACATTGTCCGCCACGGCCTCGAGCAGATGTACGGTCCGGATTCCAAGGATCCGAACGTCATTTACAACCTCATGGTCTACAACGAGCCGATCCATCAGCCCAAGGCTCCGGAAGAGCTCGACGTCGAAGGCATCATCAAGGGCATCTACCTTCTTGCTCCGGCAAAGATCGACGGTCCCCGTGCCCAGCTTCTCGCGTCCGGCGTTGCCGTGCCGTGGGCACTGGAAGCACAGAAGATCCTTGCTGAAGACTGGGGCGTATCCGCCGATGTGTGGTCCGTGACGTCATGGAACGAACTGCGCCGCGACGGTCTGGCCGCCGAGGAAGAAGCGTTCCTGAACCCCGACGCCGAACCCCGCGTGCCGTTCGTAACCCAGCAGCTCGCCGGTGCGACAGGTCCGATCGTTGCCTCGACTGACTATATGAAGGCTGTTCCGGACCAGATCCGGCAGTTTGTGCCGAACGAGTTCGCGACCCTCGGTGCGGATGACTTCGGGTTCGCCGACACCCGCGCTGCGGCTCGCCGGTACTTCAAGATCGATTCGCACTCCATGGTCGTACGCACCCTGGAAATGCTCGCCCGCCGCGGCGAGGTGGATGCCGGGGCTCCGGCCGAAGCGATCAAGAAGTATGACCTGCTCAATGTGAACGCAGGAACCTCCGGCAACGCCGGCGGCGACGCCTAGCGTTGAGGCCCGACTGATCGGGAGCCCTTGATTGGAGTCCTCTGGTCAAGGGCAAAAAGAAAAGAACCGTCGCACTGCGGCGGTTCTTTTCTTTTTGCCCTCTTGGGGCCGTCTTATTTAGCCGACTACCTGAAGCAGAAAACTCTCAAATCCTGCCCGGATCACTGGTACGTTCACGGCCTGGCGTCCTCACATATCGGTTTCGGCCACAAGGTCAATGTGCGCCTGCATTGCCTTCGCCGCTGCACCGGGGTCAGACGACCTGATCGCGTTGGCAATGGCTCGGTGCGACTCCAAGGACCGCTGCGGCCGCCCCGGCTGGCCCAGCGATGCCAGCCGGGTCTCGCGGACCAACTCTGAAATGAACGTCATCATGGACGCCAGGATGGATGAATGGGCAGCCGCAGCCACCGCTTGGTGGAATTGCTCGTCCCCAGCGGTTCCACGGCTTCCGGCAGCTATCTCCGCAGCCATGGTGTCCAAAGCCTTGTCGATGGCGGCCAGATCCGCTGCGGTGCGACGCTCGGCTGCGAGTTCGGCAAGCTTCACCTCCAAGGTGCTGCGGGCTTCAACGATTTCCGGCATCCGGTCGCGGTGCTCGCGCAGTTCACGCAGCACCGACGCGACACTTGGCCGATACACCAGCACCGCCCCGGTTCCGTGCTGCACATCGATCACCCCGAGGACTTCAAGGGCGACCAGCGACTGCGCCAGCGTGGCCCGGGAAACTCCCATCCGCTCAGCCAGATCCCGCTCTGCCGGCAACAGGTCTCCCGGCCCCAGACCGGCTGAGGCGATATAACCCAGAAGCTGTTCCACCAGCCGCTCATACAATCGGGGTCTTGAGACACGGACAAAACCGTTGCCGTCACCATTGCCGGGCATGGCATCCTCTTTCTACGTCCACCGGGCATCCCCACGGCTGGAACGAAGTATAGCCAGCATTGACAAAGAGACCGAGAGTCTAAGAGGCTAGTCCAGTGATGTGGCCTGCATCACTTATAGAACTGCGGCTGGCAGCCCGGGGGGAATGCCGGCGCCGCCTTCGAGCAAGGGAACAATGATGTCCGCTCCGCTCCTCTCCATCCTGATATTGGTGGCCATGTTCATTCTGGCCACGGTCCTCCCGCTCAACATGGGGGCGTTGGCCTTCGTGGGAGCATTTCTCCTGGGATTCGTCTTCCTCGGCATGACCACCGAGGAAATCCTCGCTAACTTTCCCGGCGCGCTGTTCCTCACCATCGTTGGCGTGACCTACCTGTTCGCGATAGCCCAAAACAACGGAACCATTGACCTTCTGGTCCGGGGCGCCGTGAAGCTCGTCGGCAACCGTGTGGCGCTGATCCCGTGGATCATGTTTGCCATCACTGCCGTCATCACCGCTGTCGGTGCACTGTCTCCCGCAGCCGTTGCCATCGTGGCCCCGATTGCGCTCGGCTTCGCCGCCAAGAACAAGATCAACCCGCTCATGATGGGCATGATGGTGATTCACGGTGCCCAGGCGGGAGGCTTCTCCCCCATTGCCGTTTACGGTGTCACCGTCAATGGAATCATCGCGAAGACGGACCTGGAATCGAGCCCGTTTGCGGTGTTCATGGCCAGCCTCCTCTTCAACACCTTCATTGCCCTCATCCTGTTCTTCGTCCTCGGCGGCACCAAACTGCGCCGCACCACCACCGGAGCTTTCGTTGAGCAGGTCGCTGAAGCCCGCATGAACTTGAGCGTGGCAGGACGCGCAGACGTTCCGTTCAAGGGAACCGGCTCTGACATCTACGGACCCCGTGACCCCGCCGGCGACGGTCTGAGCGCCACAAAGACACGCAGTGACTTGTTCCCCCAGCTCGCCACCATCGCCGGCCTGATTGCCCTGGCCGTCATTGCCCTCGGCTTCAAGGTGGACGTCGGCTTCGTCTCCATCACCATTGCCGTAATCCTCGCCCTCGTCTCCCCGCAGGCGCAGAAGGGTGCCGTCAACAAGATCAGCTGGACCACAGTGCTGCTGATCTGCGGGATGCTCACCTTCGTGGGCGTCCTCCAGGAAGCCGGCACGGTGGAATACGTGTCCGACGGCGTGGTGGGGCTGGGCATGCCCATGCTGGCAGCACTCCTGATCTGCTACATCGGCGCCGTCGTTTCGGCCTTTGCCTCCTCCACCGCGATCCTTGCCGCACTGATCCCGCTGGCCGTGCCGTTCCTGGCCTCCGGTGAGATCGGCGCCGTCGGCCTCATCTGCGCTTTGGCCGTTTCCTCCACCATCGTGGACGTTTCGCCGTTCTCCACGAACGGTGCCCTGGTCCTGGCCAACGCCCCCGAAAACCTGGATAAGGACCGCTTCTACAAACAGATCCTCTCCTACAGCGGCATTATCGTCGTCGCTGGACCACTGGTGGCCTGGCTGGTGATGGTGGTTCCCGGCTGGCTCTAGGACCCGCTCACCACCTGCACCCGCCACCTGCACCGGCGCACCGCCCGCATTCCCAACACAAAAGGAACTCCTCATGACCGCCCTTCCCACCTCCCGCGGACCGCTTGACGGCTACCTGGTAGTTGATTTGAGCCGCGCCCTTGCCGGCCCCCACGCCGGAATGATGCTTGCGGATCTCGGCGCCCGCGTCATTAAAGTCGAGACCCCGGGCACCGGTGATGACACCCGCAGCTGGGGGCCGCCGTTCGTGGGTCCGGAAGATGACCTGCAGGCCACCTATTTCCTTTCCTGCAACCGCAACAAGGAATCGATCAGCCTGGATCTCAAGTCCGACGACGGCGTGGGCGTGCTGCGGGATTTGGTCCGGCAGGCAG
Proteins encoded:
- a CDS encoding NAD-dependent protein deacetylase, whose protein sequence is MTNTPAAGKEGPGFSRPGLGLTGFVRSDPAQSAPPPTPDEERQLRSAVELLAGRRLAVLTGAGLSTDSGIPDYRGPEAPPRNPMTYQEFVGDPVLRRRYWARNHVGWHHLRHAAPNAGHAAVARLERRGLTTGLITQNVDRLHTDAGSALAVDLHGRFDRVVCLECGTRYTRQTISRLLEDLNPGFLERTRIDGDIAPDADADVADTDDFVVADCPVCGGMLKPDFVYFGENVPRDRVAAAFAMLNAADALLVAGSSLTVMSGLRFVKHAHKTGKPVVIINRGPTRGDDLADLKINAGVATALEYLAAELPDLSGDADGNNPRP
- a CDS encoding peroxiredoxin; the protein is MELRPSPAVDGRYPAPDFELPNQFGEPTRLSGLKGSPVLLVFYPFAFSGVCSGELDELEAVRGEFDRGGIRILAVSCDSKYSLRAYAQTRGYSFDLLADFWPHGEVAHAYGAFDAEHGRPLRASFIIDQEGTVRRVIRSDAGTPRPLQAYRDAFKELASS
- a CDS encoding DUF3052 domain-containing protein, giving the protein MSEAEAVTENSVAGRLGFKDQDLIQEFGYDEDVDFDLRDGLEDLVGSELLTEEDHEVVDGVILWWRADDGDLVDALVDSITTLDDGGVVWVLTPKSGRDGYVPPADIEEAAPTAGLHVTTSPAVSEDWAATRLVARRKK
- the aceE gene encoding pyruvate dehydrogenase (acetyl-transferring), homodimeric type; this encodes MAAEDTTDILSGLTNQLPDRDPEETAEWIESLDELIRSQGTERAQYIMRSLLQRAGSQSVGVPMVTTTDYVNTIPVDQEPEFPGDEETERRYRAWLRWNAAIMVHRAQRPGIGVGGHISTYAGAATLYEVGMNHFFRGKDHPGGGDQIYFQGHASPGMYARAFLEGRLSEEDMDGFRQEKSREGHALSSYPHPRSMPDFWEFPTVSMGIGPMNAIYQAQSNRYLQNRGLKDTSEQHVWAFLGDGEMDEPESRGLLQLAANDKLDNLTFVVNCNLQRLDGPVRGNGKIMQELEAFFRGAGWNVIKVVWGREWDSLLEKDKDGELVDIMNSTPDGDYQTYKAENGGFVRDHFFGKSPATKELVANLTDEEIWQLKRGGHDYRKVYAAYKAAMEFKGKPTVILAHTVKGYGLGTHFEGRNATHQMKKLTLDDLKAFRDHLRIPISDEQLEADPYKPPYFNPGPDAPEIKYLLERRRELGGNVPERRVKHKPLHLPDEKAYEVANRGSGKQMAATTMAFVRLLKDLMRDKEFGKRIVPIIPDEARTFGMDSFFPTAKIYNPKGQNYLSVDRDLVLAYKESPQGQIVHVGINEAGSIAAFTAAGTSYATHGEPLIPVYVFYSMFGFQRTGDYIWAATDQMARGFMISATAGRTTLTGEGLQHADGHSPILASTNPAVKTYDPAYGYEIGHIVRHGLEQMYGPDSKDPNVIYNLMVYNEPIHQPKAPEELDVEGIIKGIYLLAPAKIDGPRAQLLASGVAVPWALEAQKILAEDWGVSADVWSVTSWNELRRDGLAAEEEAFLNPDAEPRVPFVTQQLAGATGPIVASTDYMKAVPDQIRQFVPNEFATLGADDFGFADTRAAARRYFKIDSHSMVVRTLEMLARRGEVDAGAPAEAIKKYDLLNVNAGTSGNAGGDA
- a CDS encoding FadR/GntR family transcriptional regulator, whose amino-acid sequence is MPGNGDGNGFVRVSRPRLYERLVEQLLGYIASAGLGPGDLLPAERDLAERMGVSRATLAQSLVALEVLGVIDVQHGTGAVLVYRPSVASVLRELREHRDRMPEIVEARSTLEVKLAELAAERRTAADLAAIDKALDTMAAEIAAGSRGTAGDEQFHQAVAAAAHSSILASMMTFISELVRETRLASLGQPGRPQRSLESHRAIANAIRSSDPGAAAKAMQAHIDLVAETDM
- a CDS encoding SLC13 family permease, with product MSAPLLSILILVAMFILATVLPLNMGALAFVGAFLLGFVFLGMTTEEILANFPGALFLTIVGVTYLFAIAQNNGTIDLLVRGAVKLVGNRVALIPWIMFAITAVITAVGALSPAAVAIVAPIALGFAAKNKINPLMMGMMVIHGAQAGGFSPIAVYGVTVNGIIAKTDLESSPFAVFMASLLFNTFIALILFFVLGGTKLRRTTTGAFVEQVAEARMNLSVAGRADVPFKGTGSDIYGPRDPAGDGLSATKTRSDLFPQLATIAGLIALAVIALGFKVDVGFVSITIAVILALVSPQAQKGAVNKISWTTVLLICGMLTFVGVLQEAGTVEYVSDGVVGLGMPMLAALLICYIGAVVSAFASSTAILAALIPLAVPFLASGEIGAVGLICALAVSSTIVDVSPFSTNGALVLANAPENLDKDRFYKQILSYSGIIVVAGPLVAWLVMVVPGWL